One region of Hemiscyllium ocellatum isolate sHemOce1 chromosome 32, sHemOce1.pat.X.cur, whole genome shotgun sequence genomic DNA includes:
- the tmem101 gene encoding transmembrane protein 101 — translation MALEVRRRLFKILMRFGAIILTRFPFWNCFSMLMLFAERADQRRKPDIPVPYLYFDMGAAVICASFMSFGVKRRWFALGAALQLAVSTYASYIGEQVHYGDWLKVRMYSRTIAVIGGFLILASGAGEVYRQKPRTRSLQSTGQVFLGINLICVAYSLQHSKEDRLAYLNHIIGGEITLQLLFVLYAVLALSFLSGYCVRTAAQILSVLMPLVVLFIDGNVGYWHHSRRIEFWNQMKLLGQNVGIFGAAIILATDC, via the exons ATGGCGCTGGAGGTTCGCAGGCGGCTCTTTAAAATCCTCATGCGCTTCGGCGCCATCATCCTGACCCGCTTCCCGTTCTGGAACTGCTTCAGCATGTTGATGCTGTTCGCGGAGCGGGCCGACCAGCGcag GAAGCCAGATATTCCAGTGCCATACCTCTATTTTGATATGGGTGCTGCAGTGATTTGTGCCAGTTTCATGTCTTTTGGAGTGAAGAGAAGGTGGTTTGCTTTGGGGGCTGCCCTCCAATTGGCTGTTAGCACATACGCGTCATACATTGGAGAACAAGTCCATTATGGGGACTGGCTGAAG GTGAGAATGTATTCCAGAACTATAGCTGTCATTGGAGGATTTTTGATTTTAGCAAGTGGTGCTGGTGAAGTTTATCGGCAAAAGCCACGGACCAGGTCGTTGCAGTCTACTGGGCAGGTGTTTCTTGGCATCAACCTTATTTGTGTG GCCTACTCCCTGCAGCACAGTAAAGAGGACCGTCTGGCCTATCTGAACCACATCATAGGAGGTGAAATTACACTCCAGTTGTTGTTTGTACTATATGCTGTACTGGCCTTGTCTTTCCTCTCTGGCTATTGTGTACGGACTGCAGCCCAGATACTGTCTGTTCTTATGCCTCTTGTAGTTCTCTTTATCGATGGCAATGTGGGCTATTGGCATCATTCCCGCCGGATTGAATTCTGGAATCAAATGAAGCTCCTTGGGCAGAATGTGGGCATTTTTGGTGCTGCTATAATTTTGGCAACAGATTGTTAA